One Shewanella sp. MR-4 DNA window includes the following coding sequences:
- a CDS encoding diacylglycerol kinase family protein, whose product MLSRIHIKYFYLFGALLFGYFAVRGHSPILTFIWAWSSLSLALVGSAYWFNLASIFRKRQDGSIPWYIRWGFIPFLLGCRLYNLWARRRDSVPSMQAIDKYLYLGSRLSAADLPKLNRYGITAILDVTAEFDGLDVSLYEDHIDYLNIPILDHSVPTSAQLNQAINWLHRQVRAQKRVLIHCALGRGRSVMVLAAYLVCRRPELSFAEVLQQIKSIRKTAGLNRWQLKALEQMYTQGEIKLHKRAWIIANPVSGAGKWQSHGEQICTELKRYFEVQLALTTPEISAQTQAKKARLQGADIIIACGGDGTVTEVAAEIIDTDITLGIIPLGTTNALSHALFGLSSKLNAVSQALDNIIQGQTQTIDTARCNARLVLLLVGIGFEQQMIESASRERKNALGQLAYLDGLWRAVNTDTNLELQLTLDDQTPMTVQTHSLVVANAAPFTSLLAQGKGEPNMTDGLLDITWLDSNNEPNEQLISLAELAFTGWIKEAANSDSAPSANTGKVKHAHAKKVKISSQPPCKYVIDGEICEPEELNIDILPASLKVFVPYQAQNAEPQLESKIS is encoded by the coding sequence ATGCTGAGTAGGATCCACATTAAGTATTTCTACCTGTTCGGAGCGCTGTTATTTGGCTATTTCGCCGTAAGGGGCCACTCCCCTATCCTCACCTTTATTTGGGCATGGAGCAGCCTTTCCCTCGCCCTTGTCGGCTCAGCCTATTGGTTTAATCTCGCCAGTATTTTTAGAAAACGTCAGGATGGATCCATCCCTTGGTATATCCGTTGGGGCTTTATTCCATTTTTATTAGGATGCCGACTCTATAATCTCTGGGCACGGCGCCGCGATAGCGTGCCTTCAATGCAAGCCATTGATAAATATCTATACTTGGGTAGCCGCTTAAGCGCTGCCGATTTACCTAAACTGAATCGTTATGGCATTACCGCCATTTTAGATGTCACCGCCGAATTCGACGGCCTCGATGTGTCCCTGTATGAGGATCATATTGACTATCTGAATATCCCTATTCTTGACCACAGTGTGCCGACTAGCGCCCAATTAAATCAGGCGATTAACTGGTTACATCGCCAAGTACGCGCCCAAAAGCGGGTATTAATCCACTGCGCGCTCGGCCGCGGGCGTTCCGTAATGGTGCTGGCCGCTTATCTTGTGTGCCGCCGCCCCGAACTCAGCTTCGCCGAGGTGCTGCAACAGATTAAAAGCATTCGTAAAACCGCAGGCTTAAATCGCTGGCAACTCAAAGCGCTGGAGCAGATGTACACTCAAGGGGAAATCAAACTGCATAAGCGAGCCTGGATTATCGCCAATCCCGTCTCTGGCGCGGGTAAATGGCAGAGCCATGGCGAACAAATTTGCACTGAGCTGAAACGCTATTTTGAGGTGCAGTTAGCGCTCACCACGCCAGAGATTAGCGCCCAAACCCAAGCGAAAAAAGCACGGCTTCAGGGCGCCGATATCATCATCGCTTGCGGGGGCGATGGCACAGTCACAGAGGTCGCGGCGGAGATTATCGACACAGATATCACCTTAGGCATTATCCCGCTAGGCACCACTAATGCCCTATCACACGCCCTCTTTGGTTTAAGCAGTAAGCTCAATGCCGTCTCTCAAGCCCTTGATAATATTATCCAAGGCCAGACACAGACCATAGACACGGCGCGTTGCAATGCGCGACTGGTGTTACTGTTGGTCGGCATTGGGTTTGAGCAGCAAATGATTGAGTCGGCGAGCCGCGAGCGTAAAAATGCCCTCGGCCAACTCGCCTACCTCGATGGTTTGTGGCGCGCGGTGAACACCGACACCAACCTCGAGTTGCAGCTGACTTTAGATGACCAAACCCCAATGACAGTGCAAACCCACAGCCTAGTGGTTGCCAATGCCGCACCTTTTACCAGCTTACTCGCCCAAGGTAAGGGCGAACCCAATATGACCGACGGCTTGTTGGATATCACTTGGTTAGATTCAAATAATGAGCCAAATGAACAGCTTATCAGTTTGGCTGAACTGGCTTTTACCGGCTGGATTAAAGAGGCCGCCAATAGCGACTCTGCGCCCTCGGCCAACACGGGTAAAGTGAAACATGCCCACGCGAAAAAGGTGAAGATCAGCAGTCAGCCCCCATGCAAGTATGTGATTGATGGCGAGATTTGTGAGCCGGAGGAACTCAATATCGATATCCTGCCCGCCTCTTTGAAGGTGTTTGTGCCCTATCAAGCGCAAAATGCTGAACCGCAGTTAGAGTCAAAAATAAGCTAA